From one Nothobranchius furzeri strain GRZ-AD chromosome 2, NfurGRZ-RIMD1, whole genome shotgun sequence genomic stretch:
- the LOC129160625 gene encoding zinc finger protein 234-like has product MDTDVQQLVLVKEGAPDEDQQDSEHLHIKEEQEELWTSLEGECLHFKEETDAARFPVTAVSIKSEDDEEKPLISQLHQQQLEDRDVPTSSSADQMAAETGGGAESSRIPDLNPHEQTYNSSETEVSGDDEEDDDVNLDSELSDSGSETGDEYNDWNESRSSESDGRTGNKSFSCPECGKQFLHQCSLQKHVSVTGHSVIRSSGCLVGKKCVRMKQHADPGRKAQKELKSFSCDNCGKIFRTISYLNKHTKVHTGQKPFACEHCGQKFGRKATLDNHMRVHTGEKPFACELCDQRFGRKDTLNNHMRVHTGQKPFACKLCGQRFSHKVTLNRHIIAHTRQKYFACERCGQKFSHKTYLNNHMKVHTGHNEQEAGHSVIRSSGYLVGKKCVTMKQHADPGRKAQKELKSFSCEHCGKIFRTISYLNKHTKVHTGQKPFVCELCGQRFREKNTLNIHMRVHTGQKPFVCELCGQRFSQKNTLNIHMRVHTGQKPFVCELCGQRFSQKNTLKRHASVHTGQKPFACELCGQRFSCKRNFNDHMRVHTGQRPFVCELCGQRFSLKNTLKRHTRVHTGQKPFVCELCGQRFSQKNTLKRHVIVHTGQKPFACELCGQRFSRKNTLKDHMRVHTGQKPFACELCGQRFSHKKTLKDHMRVHT; this is encoded by the exons atggacacag atgttcaacagctggtgctggttaaagaaggaGCTCCTGATGAGGACCAGCAGGACTcggaacacctccacataaaggaggaacaggaggaactctggaccagtctggagggagaatgTCTCCATTTTaaggaggagactgatgctgccaggtttccagTCACTgcagtttctataaagagtgaggatgatgaagagaaacctctgatctcacagcttcatcagcagcaactagaagacagagatgttccaaccagcagctcagctgaccagatggcagcagaaactggtggaggagcagagagTAGCAGGatcccagatctgaaccctcatgaacagacttataattcttcagagactgaagttagtggagatgatgaagaggatgatgatgtaaatctagactctgagctgtcagactctgggtctgaaactggagacgaatacaatgactggaatgagagcaggtcttctgagtcagatggtagGACTGGTAACAAATCctttagctgccctgagtgtggtaaaCAGTTTCTCCACCAGTGTTCTCTCCAGAAACATGTGAGCGTGACCGGTCATTCAGTaataaggtcttcaggctgtttggttgGTAAAAAGTGTGTTAGAATGAAGCAACATGCAGACCCAGGCAGGAAAGCCCAGAAAGAActcaaatcatttagttgtgacaaCTGTGGAAAAATATTTAGAACAATATCATATTTAAATAAACAcacgaaagtccacacaggacagaaaccttttgcctgtgagcactgtggTCAAAAATTTGGCCGAAAGGCAACTTTAGACAATCACAtgcgagtccacacaggagagaaaccttttgcctgtgagctctgcgaTCAAAGATTTGGCCGTAAGGATACgttaaataatcacatgagagttcacacaggacagaagccttttgcctgtaagctctgtggtcaaagatttagccataaggtaactttaaacagacacataatAGCCCACACACGCCAGAAGTATTTTGCCTGTGAGCGatgtggacaaaaatttagtcATAAGACAtatttaaataatcacatgaaagtccacacaggacacaatGAACAGGAGGCCGGTCATTCAGTAATAAGGTCTTCAGGCTATTTAGTTGGTAAAAAGTGTGTTACAATGAAGCAACATGCAGACCCAGGCAGGAAAGCCCAGAAAGAActcaaatcatttagttgtgaacACTGTGGAAAAATATTTAGAACAATATCATATTTAAATAAACAcacgaaagtccacacaggacagaaaccttttgtctgtgagctctgtggacaaagatttcgcGAAAAGAACAcgttaaacattcacatgagagtccacacaggacagaaaccttttgtctgtgagctctgcggacaaagatttagccaaaagaacacgttaaacattcacatgagagtccacacaggacagaaaccttttgtctgtgagctctgcggacaaagatttagccaaaagaacaCGTTAAAAAGGCAcgcgagtgtccacacaggacagaaaccttttgcctgtgagttatgtggtcaaagatttagctGTAAGAGAAATTTTaacgatcacatgagagtccacacaggacagaggcCTTTTGTGTGTGAGCTCtgcggacaaagatttagcctaaagaacacattaaaaaggcacacgagagtccacacaggacagaaaccgtttgtctgtgagctctgcgggcaaagatttagccaaaagaacaCTTTAAAAAGGCACGTgattgtccacacaggacagaaaccttttgcctgtgagttatgtggtcaaagatttagccGTAAGAATACTTTAAaggatcacatgagagtccacacaggacagaaaccttttgcctgtgagttatgtggtcaaagatttagccataagaaAACTTTAAaggatcacatgagagtccacacatga
- the LOC107374093 gene encoding gastrula zinc finger protein XlCGF26.1-like produces MDTDVQQLVLVKEGAPDEDQQDSEHLHIKEEQEELWTSLEAECLHFKEETDAARFPVTAVSIKSEDDEEKPLISQLHQQQLEDRDVPTSSSADQMAAETGGGAESSRIPDLNPHEQTYNSSETEVSGDDEEDDDVNLDSELSDSGSETGDEYNDWNESRSSESDGRTGNKSFSCPECGKQFLHQCSLQKHVSVTGHSVIRSSGCLVGKKCVRMKQHADPGRKAQKELKSFSCDNCGKIFRTISYLNKHTKVHTGQKPFVCELCGHRFGQKNTLNRHMRVHTGQKPFVCELCGQRFSQKNTLKRHASVHTGQKPFVCELCGQRFSQKNTLKRHESVHTGQKPFACELCGQRFSCKKTLNDHMRVHTGQRPFVCELCGQRFSQKNTLKRHTRVHTGQKPFVCELCGQRFSQKNTLQRHASVHTGQKPFACELCGQRFSCKKTLNDHMRVHTGQRPFACELCGQRFSHKITLNRHMRVHTGQKLFLCDLCGQIFSQKAHLNKHMKVHTGKKPFLCDLCGQIFSRKTNLNKHMKVHTVQKERKQSFFSASQDRNHMALDKNKKYI; encoded by the exons atggacacag atgttcaacagctggtgctggttaaagaaggaGCTCCTGATGAGGACCAGCAGGACTcggaacacctccacataaaggaggaacaggaggaactctggaccagtctggaggcaGAATGTCTCCATTTTaaggaggagactgatgctgccaggtttccagTCACTgcagtttctataaagagtgaggatgatgaagagaaacctctgatctcacagcttcatcagcagcaactagaagacagagatgttccaaccagcagctcagctgaccagatggcagcagaaactggtggaggagcagagagTAGCAGGatcccagatctgaaccctcatgaacagacttataattcttcagagactgaagttagtggagatgatgaagaggatgatgatgtaaatctagactctgagctgtcagactctgggtctgaaactggagacgaatacaatgactggaatgagagcaggtcttctgagtcagatggtagGACTGGTAACAAATCctttagctgccctgagtgtggtaaaCAGTTTCTCCACCAGTGTTCTCTCCAGAAACATGTGAGCGTGACCGGTCATTCAGTaataaggtcttcaggctgtttggttgGTAAAAAGTGTGTTAGAATGAAGCAACATGCAGACCCAGGCAGGAAAGCCCAGAAAGAActcaaatcatttagttgtgacaaCTGTGGAAAAATATTTAGAACAATATCATATTTAAATAAACAcacgaaagtccacacaggacagaaaccttttgtctgtgagctctgtggacacagATTTGGCCAAAAGAACACGTTAAACaggcacatgagagtccacacaggacagaaaccttttgtctgtgagctctgtgggcaaagatttagccaaaagaacaCGTTAAAAAGGCAcgcgagtgtccacacaggacagaaaccgtttgtctgtgagctctgcggacaaagatttagccaaaagaacaCGTTAAAAAGGCAcgagagtgtccacacaggacagaaaccttttgcgtgTGAGTtatgtggtcaaagatttagctGTAAGAAAACtttaaacgatcacatgagagtccacacaggacagaggcCTTTTGTGTGTGAGCTCtgcggacaaagatttagccaaaagaacaCGTTAAAAAGgcacacgagagtccacacaggacagaaaccttttgtctgtgagctctgcggacaaagatttagccaaaagaacaCCTTACAAAGGCACgccagtgtccacacaggacagaaaccttttgcctgtgagttatgtggtcaaagatttagttGTAAGAAAACtttaaacgatcacatgagagtccacacaggacagaggccttttgcttgtgagctctgtggtcaaagatttagccACAAGATAACTTTAAACaggcacatgagagtccacacaggacagaaactttTTCTCTGTGATCTCTGTGGACAAATATTTAgccaaaaggcacatttaaacaagcacatgaaagtccacacaggaaagaaaccttttctgtgtgatCTCTGTGGACAAATATTTAGCcgtaagacaaatttaaacaagcacatgaaagtccacacagtacagaaagaaagaaaacaatctttttttagcgcctctcaagatagaaatcacatGGCACTTGAcaagaacaaaaaatatatataa
- the LOC129160649 gene encoding gastrula zinc finger protein XlCGF57.1-like → FGPVFPTDVKQLVLVKEEAPGEDQQGPQHLLIKKEQEQLWIRLEGDQLHLKEETDAARFPFTVVTIKSEDDEEKPLISQLHQQQIEDRDVPTSSSADQMTAGTGGGAESSRNADLNPHEQTSDSSETEVSGDDEEDDVNLDSELSDSGSEAEDKDGDWNEKRASESDVNTVNKSFSCPECGEQFLHKRPLQKHVRVSGHSATSSSGYLLKKKCVRVKHHVDPRRKIQKEQKSFSCDDCGKIFSTISHLNRHMKVHTGHKPFACEVCEKRFSQNTHLNRHMRVHTGQKPFACVLCGQKFSHKSTLNRHMTVHTGQKLFTCEFCGQRFSRKTNLNIHMRVHTGQKPFACELCGQKFSRKTTLNSHMRVHTGLKHFACELCGQRFSRKTTLNAHIRVHTGQKPFACEHCGQSFSQRTNLNTHMRVHTGHKPFACELCEQRFTRKATLSAHMRVHTGQKPFVCEFCGQRFSQKTTLNTHMRVHTGQKPFACELCGQRFKQKTTLHNHMKFH, encoded by the coding sequence TTTGgtcctgtgtttcctacagatgtcaaacagctggtgctggttaaagaagaagctcctggagAGGACCAGCAAGGCCCACAACACCTCCTCATAAAGAAGGAACAGGAGCAACTCTGGATCAGACTGGAGGGAGATCAGCTCCatctgaaggaggagactgatgctgccaggtttccattcactgtagttactataaagagtgaggatgatgaagagaaacctctgatctcacagcttcatcagcagcagatagaagacagagatgttccaaccagcagctcagctgaccagatgacagcaggaactggtggaggagcagagagTAGCAGGAACGctgatctgaaccctcatgaacagacatctgattcttcagagactgaagttagtggagatgatgaagaggatgatgtaaaTCTGGACTCTGaactgtcagactctgggtctgaagcAGAAGACAAAGACGGTGACTGGAATGAGAAGAGGGCTTCTGAGTCGGACGTCAACACTGTTAACAAATCCTTTAGctgtcctgagtgtggtgaacAATTTCTTCACAAGAGGCCtctccagaaacatgtgagagtgtCAGGTCATTCAGCAACAAGTTCTTCAGGCTATTTACTTaaaaagaaatgtgttagagtgaagcacCATGTAGACCCACGTAGGAAAATCCAGAAAGAacaaaaatcatttagttgtgatgactgtggaaaaatatttagcacaatatcacatttaaacagacacatgaaagTGCACACGGGACATAAGCCATTTGCTTGTGAggtctgtgaaaaaagatttagccagaatacacatttaaacagacatatgagagtccacacaggacagaagccttttgcttgtgtgctctgtggacaaaaatttagccATAAGTCGACTTTAAACCGTCACATGACTGTCCACACCGGACAGAAGCTTTTTACTTGTgagttctgtggacaaagatttagccgaaagacaaatttaaacattcacatgagagtccacaccggacagaagccttttgcatgtgagctttgtggacaaaaatttagccgaaaaacaactttaaacagtcacatgagagtccacacaggacttaagcattttgcctgtgagctctgtggacaaagatttagtagaaagacaactttaaatgctcacatcagagtccacacaggacagaagccctttgcctgtgagcactgtggacaaagTTTTAGCCAAAGGACaaatttaaacactcacatgagagtccacacaggacataagccttttgcttgtgagctttgtGAACAAAGGTTTACCAGAAAGGCAACTTTAAGTgctcacatgagagttcacacaggacagaagccctttgtctgtgagttctgtggacaaagatttagccaaaagactactttaaacacacacatgagagttcacacgggacagaagccttttgcctgtgagctctgtggtcaacGATTTAAACAAAAGACAACTTTACATAATCACATGAAATTCCACTGA